Genomic DNA from Triticum dicoccoides isolate Atlit2015 ecotype Zavitan chromosome 4B, WEW_v2.0, whole genome shotgun sequence:
GCCGCCCCGCACGCTGCCCTAGACGTCGTCGGCATTGCCCTTGCCCTTGACGTCGACGTCGCCATCgccggtgaggtcgatgaagacgggagcagggccagcccacccgaacgccgcctggtacgctgccagggcagcctcctccggcgtctgctggggcggcggcattgcggctagccgcgcgctcctcctcctcctcctcaagccgGAGTGCCTCCGCGTCGCGTTGCAGCATCTGCTCGTAGCGCATCTGCCGCTCGCCGTCGGCCTCCTCCTGGCGGAGCCAGTGCGCCTTCCAGCGCTCAAGGTGGGCCGCCTCCTGCTCCGGCATCGCGGCGTAGTGGACAGGAGGCGCGCTCACCCACTCGCGATACTGGCCCGTCCACGTGTAGGCCTCCTccgaccaagtgggtggaggcgttGAGCGCTTCCGCgtcggctccggcttgggctcaacggacggcggcggtggcggaggcgggacgaagagcggggtgtggacggagtcccccgccgccgacaaggcaagggcttgctccagcccatcccaGTGCGCGTCCTCCTCGAGTCGGCTAGCCTCCAGCGTGTGctgcagggcctcctcgagggcggcttggtactccgcctccgcctccatttCATTCAGCTCTACCCGCGGGGGCGGCGGTGGAAACGGTGGCGGGACGGGGTCGACGCCTACACGCCGTTGCTCCTCGTGTTCGAGGGCAAACCAAGCCTCCCAATTGGGAGAGTCGGTGGCGTACTCGAGCATCCGCCGCTGCTCCGGTGTGGGCTGCGTGTGGCGCCTGCGCACCTCCTTGCCGTGCGCCCGCTGGGTCTGCGGAACCGCCGGCACCGGGATCCGGTGCGGATCCAGGTGCCAGTTGTGCGGCAGCGTGACGTCGGGGTAGGGCAGCCGCTGCGTGTACTCCCAGTGCCACCGCgcttggtgcaccgggatgtgcaggcGCCGGTGACCTGGGCGGAAacgcgccggcgccggaggaggtggaggaggagcacgGGAGGACGAGGCGCCGGGGGTGCCCTTGCCCTTGTCGCTGCTGTTGCCGAAGAGGCCCATTGCTTGCTAGGGTTTGCTGTCGCCggcgaggaagcaaagggggtggtggggggcCAGATGTGGACGGAAGTGGATGAGGCCGGCCCCCGCCGCACGCGTGGTTAAAAAAGGACGCTTCCactggctgactagtgggcccgctgtcagtggttgTTATAAATAAGACGACATGCGGTAGTTGGTGGCCTACAGGTGGGGCCGCGGCGGACGCCGAGGAGACGCACGGCACGTCCGCTTCGCGTCCGTGCCGACGCATTTCAGGTGCAATTTTGGGCCGAAAATGGGTCGGTGCGGACGCCAGGCGGACGAGATTTGGGTTTGGGTCGGCACGTTGGGCCtccacttttgtccgcgccgaccaAACGGACGCAGGCGgacaaaatgggtcgccccattggagttgctcttagtaaCCTACTTAACAAGCTTTAGAGAAACATAAAGGTAAAGAAAGAAAAGAGCATAATCAAAGCCTTGTACTTCTTACATTGAATACTGGATAGTAATCCTTGTGTGGTTCGAGTTGAGAAAAAATTGTAGGGTAAATACCATATGAATTATGAGTATACCCTTGCTGAAGTGGGAATGCATAGAACTAAAATTCATGTATGCTTTATCTGTTGCATTTTTTGTGTTCTCGTGTATGTAGTTGAACAGGATATAAAATTTGATAATATTTCTTCTATTGCCCTTAATAATTCTTTGTGCACGACTGATTATGCTTAATTTGTAGGGGCTTTTTCTTCGAGGCTTGTCACACTTGATACCATTGATATATTTACCACTCATGAATGGTTCTCCAGACCAACTGTGTTTTTCCGCTGCAGTGGAGATAACAAGACATATTTGCCTGACGTGAAGGACGCAAACATGATATATACCTTTAAGGGTGAAGAATCATGGCAGGTCAGTCTAACTTTTACTTACGATATTGGTGGCTTCCTCTCATTTGGTTCACACCTGATACCGGTTTTCAGTAATCGTGGTGTTTGCGTTTATCTTCTTTACTAAGCACTGAATTCCTTACTACATCATGTTGGCAGCCCTTAACGGAACTTCCAGAAAAGAAGTGCAAGCGATGTGGTTTGTACGAAGAGGATATGTTTAGAAATGATGTGTTTGATGAATGGGAGCTGTGTTCTAGTGACTTCAAAGATGGCAAGTACACACACTTCAAGGAAGGGCAGTTCAATGCGACCTTCCTGTGCCCAAACTGTACTGTCTCTGTTGGTACGGCTCATATTCAGTACCTCTGGTTTCTGTTCTTCAAAACTTTCTTTATATGATTTGCGGTTGCTTTTCTCTTATCATGGTAACAACATTGCAGCATATTTGATGTCGAGTTTGCTCTGTTGAATTGGTAGATTGTTAACGAGATACTTTATGTGTTTGAGCTCCACATGGCTATTGCTCAAAGATTTTTGTTTCTCTACCATTGCCAGGTGATGCTGCAGCCCATCACTCTAGCTCAGAGGTGGAAGCCAAAAAGACATCTGTTGCTGTTATCATAATAGTAAGCGTTCTCGCTTCCGTTATCGTCGTCCTCGCCTTGTTCGGAGCCTACAAGTACTGGCTGAAGAAGAAGAGGGAGCGGGATCAGTTACGATTTCTCAAGCTCttcgaggagggagacgacatggacGACGAACTGGGCCTTAGCAATGAACTCTAAGATAGCGAATACAGTCTGACGCCCCGATCTCCAATCATCTCAGATTAGTTCACGTCACCGTGCATAAAATGTTCTTCTTCTTTCCATCTCTCTTTTCAGTTTTAGCTTCAAATTCTTGTGATGTACAGCACCTCCACGGTTGAAAGACACAACTCTGACAGCAACAGCACAACTCTTTGGTTCGTCGCACTTTTCCCCCTCATAAGATCTGGCAACGGTTAACGTTGCTTATTCAGTTATATGAGTGGGTCATCACATGTTAGTCTTCATTCTATTTGTATCCCTCGCATTTCCCCTTGTCTGTCGGATTACAATGCTTACCAGGGGAGCCACCGGCGATCAGCTGGCCAACGACGCTCTCCAGTGCCGCCGGCTCTACTGCTGGGTCGAAAACCTCAGCATGAGCAAGAAAACGATCTCGAGAAATACATACAGTTGGGTAAATTCTTTTAGCTCCGCTATTGAGGCGAGCTGAACATACGTCGGGTCGCATTAGGAACTGAAATCTGCACGTTCCTCATGCTAGGAGCAACTGTGCACTGTTAACTAGTTACTGTTAACTAGTTACTATAAGCTAATTATAAGGCCCCAAAAATGTGTAATCACCAAAGTCGTTGTAGTATAGTGGTAAGTATTCCCGCCTGTCACGCGGgtgacccgggttcgatccccggcaacggcgcttctTTTTTGTATTTAACCTTTTGCATTGTTTTCTTGTGTATCAATTGAACTTGTTTCTGGTTTTCTTCTTTTTTATGAAAAAGGGCATTTGTATTGCCCCAAATGCTAAAATGTGTTATGCACTTTCTTTGCACAGTACACTCGGGCTTCTTTTTTGTATTTAACCTTTTGCATTGTTTTCTTGTGTATCAATTGAACTTGTTTCTGGTTTTCTTCTTTTTTATGAAAAAGGGCATTTGTATTGCCCCAAATGCTAAAATGTGTTATGCACTTTCTTTGCACAGTACACTTGGGCGCTTGGACACATCGCACTATTGGGCGGCACATGCAGTTTTTTTATTGTGCCCCACAACCGTCTCTCACATTTTTCTCGACTCTGCTAGGTTTTCATTGATGAACTTGCGTGAaaaggagaagagggaaggaagaCGACACAAGTGAATGGGGAAACTGGAAGGCAGGGGCGCAGTCGCGGTTGTCCAAGGCGAAGCTGAATTCCTCAATAGTGCTCCCTTTTTTTACCTTTGCATTGTTTTCTTGCCTACCAGTTGAACTTGTTTCTGGTTTCCTTCTTTTTACGAAAGGGCATTTGTATTGCCCCAAATGCTAAAAGGCGTTGTGCGCTTTCTTTGCACAGCATACTCGGGCGCTCAGACACATCGCACTATTGGGCGACAAATGCAGTTTTTTAAGTGTGCCCCACAACCGCCTTCCACATTTTTCTCGACTATGCTAAGGTTTCACTAACGAACTTGCATGAaaaggagaagagggaaggaagaTGACACAAGCGAGTGGGGGAACTAGAAGGCAGGGGCGTGATCACGGTTGTCTGAGGCGAAGCTTAATTCAACGGCTGCGCGGCTAGGACTACAAGAAAAGCTCGATGCTCATGAGCCATTTGAGATCGACTCATACGTTTGCTCTACTCGAGATGGACTCAAAAATAAATGAGTTGTGTATGGGCACTTTTATTTAGCTTGATCGAGAAAGTAGTCGATCTTGAGCCAACACTGGCTCCCTCGATTTTTGCTCGATATCATGTAATTACATAAAATAATCTTGATATGTATTAAAATAAAATAGGATAATTTATTGCCATATATATTGTGTATGATTTTTCTCCATTTTATCACTAGAAAGCATGGAAGCTTAATTAAGCATGAAGACAAATTAGCCTCAATTAAATATCCTGTTATTTTTAATAAAGTTTGAGAGCAAATGCACCTTCATTTTCTTCCCATTCTAGTTCATCCACGATATCTTGCTATTAAGCACTAGTTTCCAGTTGGCAGAGAATAAGTCATATTTTATAATTGATTTTTATGTTGTGTTGTGTTCTATCTTGTTGGAAAAATTGGCTTAGATTATAAAGAAAAACATCTTATTTAGCTCAAAACTATCTAGATAGGCTCGAGGTTGTTACAAGCTAAGCATAAGCTACTTTCTATACAACTCGATCTTGAGCTTCGCTTAGTTTGTGCTCGCTCAAACTTTAGTATAAATTGATGTGAGCCTAGTCCAACTCGCTCGAGCTCGACTCGTTGGCAGCTCTACGGGGCGAGGGGGCCGTCGGAGACAATGAGAGAACGGGGAGATGATGACGAAGGGACAAATGATTGTGTGAACGTCCGAGGCGGGTGCCGATGGCCAAAACTCATGTAAGCCATTGGTAGAAAAACCCTTATAGAAATAGATAATTAGTGGCACCTTCAAAATCTGGAGTGTTCCCGATAGTTCTTCAAAACAGAATTTATCCACACACGACACAGTGTGGCCGATCTATGCATGACCAGCAATCCAACGGACGTTGCATGGCTATGGACGAGATTCGCTAGCTGGATTTCATCGTCTTGCGTTGGTCGTCCAACTTTTGCCGTCTGCCTAGCACTGCTCTTTTCAAAATATCAACGACATTCGTGTACTCATGGCTGCGTGCCGGTGCTCGTAGTCAGTAGTTGGTTGGACTCAACTATCTGACCGACCAACTACAGTTAGTGGCATGGGAAGGTTCCACACATCACTAATCACTAGTCTCTCAATCTCACGAGATGCAACTCAAGAAAGTAGGAGATAGAAGAGAAGGGAAACAATCGAGGAGATCAACAATAGGCTTCAAGATCCATCCACAATTCCCCCTTAACATATAGGGGCGATAAGGGTTTTGGGGGAGATGGTTTGTGGTTCAAAAGAGTGGTAGAAATATGTATGAACATCTCCCAAACCGGTGGGAAAGAAGTGTTCGGaatcatagtagaaaacaaaaaaaaaatcatcCTACGCAGATCACTATGAAGATGTACATACAAGCTTAGATCTGATCTTTACCAACAATGAGTTGCATCGAAAGAAGAGTGGGTGAAGATCATTCTTGAAGTCCCTCAAACACGAACAATTCCTTGAAATAAGAACCGAATGCATGATCCCTCTGTAGATTGCACACGCACGACACCAGGGATCCACCAGCGCTTAGCCGTCCAGAGCTTGACGATATCAGAGTAGAAGAGGAGGGAGGAGCATTCTTGTGGCATTCACAATTTTCTTGAGAACTAGAGGGAGTGAGGGAACTTATGTCTCAATAGGGGGCGCCACCTTCGGTATGTAGGTGGAGGGAGGGGGGCCAACTTGGAGGAGGGGCCTCCCCCCTTGTGTCGGTGGCCAAGGGATGGGACCCGCCCCACCAAGCCTAGCCACACCAAGTAGGGACTTGGTGGCCAAGGGAGGGGGTGCCACCCtattgggccctaaggcccatatggATGCCCCTAATAGGCCCTAGCCTATTTGCCTAGCCCGGGGCACCTAGAATAATTCTAGGGGGCTCCTGGTAAATACAGATCCCTCCTATATAATTAATATCTCCTTAGGAACATTTCCACATTTGCGGTTTTATTCGTTGTTCTCCGAAACACTTCGGTTCTCTCTCGAAACAATTTCTGTTACCTCTGAAACTTTTTCGGCGATATTCTCCTAAACTCTTAACTCCTAATACTCAACGGATCAGAGGTTCTTAAGCGCGTGATCCTGCAGGTTCGGTGAAATATAGACATGATTGAAATATCTTTCGATCAATGATcaatagcggaaccgtggacatccatattgacccttatacccacacgaatgattaTTGAGTGAACCTGTGGCTACCATATGCTATTCTTTTTGCTTCATGATACTTTACAAACACATTGGCACTATGCCAGTTGCTTCATGATACTTTACAAAAACATTGGCACTATGCTAGTCTCTTCGtaaccggttttgttctcttttcttgttcTTGTGTTCTGGCATCCCCGTGATCAAGTCACGCTTTGTCTAGCCAGACAATGATGAATGTCGTCACAATGAGAGgggcctaagaatatctctcctttGTCGGAGGAGCAAACCCTAGTCTCAAGCTTTCCAGTCTCTCGTCATACGTTTTAATGAACATGCAAGTTGCCGTTGTGATCACCATATTACGGTTGATGTTAGAACAACCCAAAGTGCACCATCCAGTATGGCGTGacttgatactctcatggtctaaggaattgtgTATATGTTAACTTTCCCGTGTTATGGACTATAGACTTGTGACAGAATCATCTCTTAGTATAACATACAACTTGGGTCAATTCAACACAAATGTACTTTCAAAATAGTGTCGTCAGTGTTGTCGGCATCATCGTTACACTTAACTATGCCCATGATCCAGGAAAATAGAATCATCAtgtaacacttgagctagtcccagAGGCAAGATTAGGAATCTTATTTTACCGTTTTTAAGTACGCGTGCACCTAAGTTTTCCTCTAAACCTTTTGATTTTTGCAGGTTCAAGAACAATAACAGTTAAAACATACAATATAAATACTAATTATAAACTTGGAAAGAAATAATAACACAATTattcttgcctctagggcatatttctaacaagaAGAATCCATAAATAGCCAACCCCAAAAAATAGCCGTCGGAATCAAATGACACATTCTTGTACACCTAGCGCCCACGGCGTCAAATCCTATGCGTACGACTGACCTATAAACCACCCACATCAGAAAACCAAAACATCCATAACTTTgtcatacgaactccgattttgatgatcatGGAATCGTTTAAAGCTATGTACAAGCCCAAGGTCCTCATATAGAGAAAAACCTAAAATCAATAAGAAAGAATGATGCAAAAGATGCAAAGGTTTGAGCACTGTACATACCACGTGAGAAATCTACTCGCCCGaaagtccctcttgatagtacgactGTCAAACCTATAATCCGGTCACCCACCAAGTACCACGAGACCGGcaaaactaggaaaacctagctAAGTTATACCTTTGCCTTGTGCATTCCACTTGAACTTGATGATGACATTAATGCTTGTCTCAAGTTGGAATCCTTTTCTTAATCACGATCGCTTCGGTGAAGATTCTAGATTTTCCACCCCATAATGCAATGAGGGAAGCCTTCACTTAAGCACTTGTGAGCACATCTTCACATGTACATTATCACCATGTGTACCTCAAGCTTCAAAGCATATAATCTCGAAATGCTCATCCTGCACTTGCACTACTCGAACTCTATGACCATCACCAATTGATGTCATCAATACATAAAATACATGAAACCTTtcttttgatgcaagcccatgagatAACACCCAACCCACATAAACACAGCAAACACATAGCAGGGGTTTAGTTCATAGAGCGCAGTTCATAATTACTTACCATACCATAGGTCACTTGATCCAACATGGTACAATGCTTGCGCTTGTGAGTTGACAATCTAGTATACACTCTTCTAGCTTCATCCTGGTCAACCAACATCTCTACTTCATGCTccatcttggtttcttgaaagccACGCCGAGCAATTCGCCTCTGTCGGGAGCATGGTCGGCTTCCTGTGTGCAGTGCCGTAGCCAGGTTTCACCCATGCCCCAGGCCAACCTTGTATGTACAATAGCCACTGTAGCTACAATAAGCTATTGTAGCTACAATCAACGAAGAAAGTCGGCTCCAAGCTTCGTGCCATCTCCCTGGCTACGCCCCTGCCCGCGTGTAGCCGTCATAGACTCATAGTGTCGCTGGACGACCGCCATGCCGCCAATAGCCAAGAGCAAGGGACGAGCCCCACAACCGACGGGATGATACGGGGCGAGCCCCAATATTACGTTCCATCTCAGTAGACCCCATCGACCAGATGTCTCAAAGCAACCAAAGAACTCAACTTCATGGTGCAGTGTGAGTTGACCCAAATGTGATGGTTATTTGTAATTACCTCTTGGTTGCTGGTTGCACCTACCAGGATTTTTCAGTgcaacgtactccctccgttccaaaatatagcgcgcccacgcttttcgaggtttaactttgaccataaatttaacccacgagaccgactgcggcgggatcaaaaattatataattaaaaactttttttgaatacgaattcattggtataattttttcgcccgccgcagtcggtcatgttgattaaattaatggtcaaagttgaagcaccgaaaccgaggacgcgctatattttggaacggagggagtatgtgctaGTTCTGCAATCGCAAGAGAGGTCAACAGCTTATTATGCATTAAGTAATTACTATTACTGTACAACGCTGCAAATAATAAACCCAACATGATGTGCCACACAAACATGTCAGATATTTCCATCTTAGCAAGAGCAGAGAAGTTGCCGGTGAgaaccgaaaccatccaagaaggtAGTCCAAAAAGACTGACAGTTGATTTAAATTCCGCCTCCACATTTCCTGACTCTGGCCAACACCACCTCCCCCAACCTCCCCAGCGGTGTCAGCGTTAGCTGCCCATTTGGTGAGCTTTGGCTGAGCTACACTTAACCACCTCGGCGCCATTTCTTGCGCGCGGGCGCGCACAGCGCAAGAGCCCTCCACCCACCGCAACCACCTTCTTGACCCCCTCCTAAACCCAAGCTACCGCGGCCGGTTTCCCGCTCAGATTCCTCCGGCCTCGCTTCCGTGGCAACTTAACCGAATCCAACAAACAGCAAGAAGCCCCACGAAGACGCCAATCTCGATCCCCCCCCGCGCTCGCCAACCTCATCTGATTGCATGCTCCTCTCGGGTTGACTCCTCAAATGGGGAGCTATAAGAATGGTTACTGGTACGATCCATAGAGTCCAACCAGCTCCATcgacctctctccccctctctctctctcgccgcggCAGACACGGCGAGGTGGCCCGGCCCAGTGTGCGAGCTAGATTTATACGCGGGGAGCGCTGAGCCGAGCAAGATGTCGCGGTTCGTCGACAAGCTGCCGTTCTTTGACCGGAGGGCGTCGCCGATGGAGGAAGCCGACGATATCCCGCGCAGCGGCCTCCTCCACCTGCACGGCGGCCACCACCactaccagcaccaccaccagccgcAGACCGCCTTGATGGCGCCCGAGCCGTCCCCGCCCACGACCAAGCAGTCCTCCTCCACTCTGGCGCAGCTCCTCAAGCGCGTCAACGAGGCGCGCAGCGACGCCTCGTCGCCCAACTCGTCCCCGTCCCACTACACCATCGAGCTCGGAGCCTCCATGCCGGGCTCCACCGGCAGTGAGAGCGAGCACACCAGCCTCACCGGTGTCGGCGACGGCACGCTGCTGCCGTTCATGCTCAAGTTCACCGACCTCACGTACAGCGTCAAgcagaggaagaagggcccctgccTGCCCGCGCTGCCGTTCCGTCGCGGGGACGCGGAGCCCGAGGCGCCGCGGATGAAGACGCTGCTGGATAATATCTCCGGGGAGGCCCGGGAGGGCGAGATCATGGCGGTGCTCGGTGCCAGCGGGTCCGGCAAGAGCACGCTCATCGACGCGCTCGCCAACCGCATCAGGAAGGAGAGCCTCCACGGCTCCGTCACGCTCAACGGCGAGTCCATGGACAACAACCTGCTCAAGGTCATCTCGGCGTACGTGATGCAGGACGACCTCCTGTACCCGATGCTCACCGTGGAGGAGACGCTCATGTTCTCCGCCGAGTTCCGCCTGCCGCGCTCCCTCCccaccaaggagaagaagaagcggGTGCAGGCGCTCATCGACCAGCTCGGCCTGCGCAACGCGGCCAACACCATCATCGGCGACGAGGGACACCGCGGCGTGTCGGGCGGCGAGCGCCGGCGCGTGTCCATCGGAGTGGACATCATCCACGACCCCATCGTGCTGTTCCTCGACGAGCCCACCTCCGGGCTCGACTCCACCAGCGCCTTCATGGTGGTGAAGGTGCTGCAGCGCATCGCCCAGAGCGGCAGCGTCGTGGTCATGTCCATCCACCAGCCGAGCTATCGCATCCTCGGCCTCCTCGACCGCCTCCTGTTCCTGTCCCGCGGCCAGACTGTGTACTACGGACCTCCTGGTTCGCTGTCGTCCTTCTTCTCGGACTTCGGCAAGCCCATCCATGACAACGAGAACCCGACGGAGTTCGCGCTCGACCTCGTTAGGGAGCTCGAGACCATGCCGAACGGGGCCTGCGACCTCGTCGAGCACAACAAGTCGTGGCAGAAGCGCATGGGCCCGAAGATGAAACACGCCGACGACGGGAACGGGGGGAAGCCATCGCTCTCTCTTCAGGAGGCCATCAGCGCCAGCATCTCTCGCGGGAAGCTCGTGTCCGGCGCGACCGACGGCAATGTCACGGTGCCCTCGCCGTCGTCCGCCCCGGCGTCCGCGGTGGCCAAGTTCGCGAACCCGTTCTGGATCGAGATGGGGGTGCTGACCCGTCGCGCGTTCCTCAACACGAAGCGCACGCCGGAGATCTTCGTCATCCGCCTGGGCGCGGTGCTGATCACGGGGTTCATCCTGGCGACCATCTTCTGGCGCCTAGACGACTCGCCCAAGGGCGTGGAGGAGCGGCTGGGCTTCTTCGCCATCGCCATGTCCACCATGTTCTACACCTGCTCCGACGCGCTGCCCGTGTTCCTCAACGAGCGCTACATCTTCCTCCGCGAGACGGCCTACAACGCGTACCGGCGGTCCTCGTACGTGCTCTCCCACACCATCGTCGGCTTCCCCTCGCTCATCGTCCTCTCCCTGGCCTTCGCGGTGACCACATTCTTCGCCGTGGGGCTGGCCGGCGGCGCCGAGGGGTTCTTCTTCTTCGTGGCCATCGTGCTGGCCTCGTTCTGGGCCGGAAGCGGGTTCGCGACGTTCCTGTCGGGCGTGGTGACCAACGTGCAGCTGGGGTTCCCCGTGGTGGTGTCGACGCTGGCCTACTTCCTGCTCTTCAGCGGCTTCTTCATCAACCGGGACAGGATCCCCAAGTACTGGCTGTGGTTCCACTACGCGTCGCTGGTCAAGTACCCGTACGAGGCGGTGATGATCAACGAGTTCAGCGACCCCGGGCGGTGCTTCGTGCGCGGGGTGCAGATGTTCGACAACACGCCGCTGTCCGTCCTGCCGGCGGCGATTAAGGTGCGGGTGCTGCGGGCCATGAGCTCGTCCCTCGGCATCAACATCGGCACGGCGACGTGCATCACCACGGGGCCGGACTTCCTGAAGCAGCAGGCCGTCACCGACCTCACCAAGTGGGACTGCCTCTGGATCACCGTCGCCTGGGGCTTCCTCTTCCGCATCCTCTTCTACATCTCGCTGCTGCTCGGGAGCAGGAACAAGAGGAGGTAGAGCGCGTGATCGAGCGGATCATCTTCTTGGATCCCTCGGCTTTACTGGCGCGAGCAATGTGGGACTGTCTCTCAGTCTTCTGTAATTTTTCTTTGttcaatttttttcgatttttacttAACCGCGTGTGATTAAGATGGGAAGGGAGATGTTTGCTGCGTGTAAATTTGTTTCCAAGTTGTAACGATATCATGGCAAGTTGAAAGTTGAAACTGTAGTCCGACCATATGATCCGCCATCTCTCCTCTACATTTGAAACTTCAAGTTCAGAGGCGTCGACTTTGTTCGGGTATAGTGTGCTCCATGACGAAGAACGATGGGAAAGGTATTGCTGTGACGCATATAAGCAGGCACACATATGTTTGGTGAGCAGAAATTCGACTTAGCAACCAAATCCTACCAACATGATGCATGGAAACACGGAACAAACACGCTTGGCAGCCCTTGGTAGTTGTAGCTACTCGGTTGCTCCTGTTGCCATATGTATGACATTCTCGGCGGATGAGTTCATGAAGTTGGCACCTGCGTCGGTTTGTTTGGGCTGTTGGGGAGGTGACCCACACAAACCATAGCACCGCCGCCTAGAGCATTGATTCACCCCCTCTCCATTGTTGCAGCAGGGTTGTTCCGGTATGTTCGCGTATGTATATGCCTATTTTCGTGCTGATCTTGGTTGTTTTCTCCGCTGGCAGGGGCTGTTTGGAGTAAATGAGNNNNNNNNNNNNNNNNNNNNNNNNNNNNNNNNNNNNNNNNNNNNNNNNNNNNNNNNNNNNNNNNNNNNNNNNNNNNNNNNNNNNNNNNNNNNNNNNNNNNNNNNNNNNNNNNNNNNNNNNNNNNNNNNNNNNNNNNNNNNNNNNNNNNNNNNNNNNNNNNNNNNNNNNNNNNNNNNNNNN
This window encodes:
- the LOC119290762 gene encoding ABC transporter G family member 5-like; the encoded protein is MSRFVDKLPFFDRRASPMEEADDIPRSGLLHLHGGHHHYQHHHQPQTALMAPEPSPPTTKQSSSTLAQLLKRVNEARSDASSPNSSPSHYTIELGASMPGSTGSESEHTSLTGVGDGTLLPFMLKFTDLTYSVKQRKKGPCLPALPFRRGDAEPEAPRMKTLLDNISGEAREGEIMAVLGASGSGKSTLIDALANRIRKESLHGSVTLNGESMDNNLLKVISAYVMQDDLLYPMLTVEETLMFSAEFRLPRSLPTKEKKKRVQALIDQLGLRNAANTIIGDEGHRGVSGGERRRVSIGVDIIHDPIVLFLDEPTSGLDSTSAFMVVKVLQRIAQSGSVVVMSIHQPSYRILGLLDRLLFLSRGQTVYYGPPGSLSSFFSDFGKPIHDNENPTEFALDLVRELETMPNGACDLVEHNKSWQKRMGPKMKHADDGNGGKPSLSLQEAISASISRGKLVSGATDGNVTVPSPSSAPASAVAKFANPFWIEMGVLTRRAFLNTKRTPEIFVIRLGAVLITGFILATIFWRLDDSPKGVEERLGFFAIAMSTMFYTCSDALPVFLNERYIFLRETAYNAYRRSSYVLSHTIVGFPSLIVLSLAFAVTTFFAVGLAGGAEGFFFFVAIVLASFWAGSGFATFLSGVVTNVQLGFPVVVSTLAYFLLFSGFFINRDRIPKYWLWFHYASLVKYPYEAVMINEFSDPGRCFVRGVQMFDNTPLSVLPAAIKVRVLRAMSSSLGINIGTATCITTGPDFLKQQAVTDLTKWDCLWITVAWGFLFRILFYISLLLGSRNKRR
- the LOC119290761 gene encoding uncharacterized protein LOC119290761; translated protein: MSWRPPISPGRLLLVVQFVALCSIPGAFSSRLVTLDTIDIFTTHEWFSRPTVFFRCSGDNKTYLPDVKDANMIYTFKGEESWQPLTELPEKKCKRCGLYEEDMFRNDVFDEWELCSSDFKDGKYTHFKEGQFNATFLCPNCTVSVGDAAAHHSSSEVEAKKTSVAVIIIVSVLASVIVVLALFGAYKYWLKKKRERDQLRFLKLFEEGDDMDDELGLSNEL